Proteins found in one Anopheles aquasalis chromosome 3, idAnoAquaMG_Q_19, whole genome shotgun sequence genomic segment:
- the LOC126575653 gene encoding serine protease snake-like, with protein MRLARSLLLRRTLLLTPLLLLLCPHNTIFGQQSLARNNDRTSHIVLLGSTGPNGRRQFRCGGAYIGRNVIVAGGHCATAKNQPPLDTVRFGAGTANEQHFRIVNHTLHYRYKPQFEYHNMAIFFLDANPEASSRGIHKPACVLKPHMKSGKVQFVGDGSADGRGANLLTTELDVMPSEKCHEYYNPIPKLRFGVLLCCFCAMNSATAECSNMHSSPLQVVLTRSGKSVPFLIGHKSIGRACGVKSPAVFTRYGSYYEWMETITDLSLEANDCFARY; from the exons ATGAGGCTGGCGCGATCGCTACTACTACGGCGCACCTTGCTGCTGACGCCTTTGCTCTTGCTGCTCTGCCCCCATAACACGATCTTCGGTCAACAATCCCTAGCACGAAACAATGATCGAACATCACACATT GTACTGCTGGGATCGACGGGACCAAATGGCCGGCGTCAGTTTCGCTGTGGTGGAGCGTACATTGGCCGTAACGTGATCGTGGCCGGGGGACACTGTGCAACGGCGAAAAACCAGCCACCACTCGATACGGTCCGGTTCGGGGCCGGAACCGCCAATGAGCAGCATTTTCGCATCGTCAACCATACGCTGCACTATCGCTACAAACCACAGTTCGAGTACCACAACATGGCCATCTTCTTTCTCGATGCTAACCCCGAGGCGAGCAGCCGCGGAATCCACAAACCGGCCTGCGTGCTGAAGCCACACATGAAGAGTGGAAAGGTGCAGTTCGTTGGGGATGGATCGGCGGATGGGCGTGGAGCGAACCTGCTGACCACCGAGCTGGACGTGATGCCGTCCGAGAAGTGTCACGAGTACTACAATCCGATTCCCAAGCTACGGTTCGgggtgctgctgtgttgcttcTGTGCGATGAACTCCGCCACTGCCGAGTGCTCG AATATGCACAGCTCCCCGTTACAGGTAGTGCTTACACGGAGCGGTAAGAGTGTTCCCTTCCTTATCGGTCACAAATCCATCGGAAGAGCGTGCGGCGTCAAGAGTCCGGCTGTTTTCACCCGTTATGGATCGTATTATGAATGGATGGAAACCATTACTGATCTATCGTTGGAAGCCAATG ATTGCTTCGCCCGTTATTAA